The following are encoded together in the Chlorocebus sabaeus isolate Y175 chromosome 12, mChlSab1.0.hap1, whole genome shotgun sequence genome:
- the PAEP gene encoding glycodelin, with protein sequence MTRLWAGLLSALLLHKAPGAHTASASLLLESSEPPKAAAMPCLLLTLGVALVCSVQATDMPQTKQNLEFPKLAGTWHSMAMATNNISLMVTVKSALRVHVTSLWPTPEDHLETILHRWENNSCVEKKVLGEKTENPKKFKINYMGANEAMLLDTDYDNFLFLCLKDTTTCIQSLICQYLARVLVEDDEIMQGFIRAFRPLHKRLWYLLDLRKTEEPCHF encoded by the exons ATGACAAGGCTGTGGGCAGGGCTTTTGTCTGCCCTCCTCCTACATAAGGCCCCCGGAGCCCACACTGCCTCAGCATCCCTCTTGCTCGAGAGCTCAGAGCCACCCAAAGCTGCAGCCATGCCATGCCTCCTGCTCACCCTGGGCGTGGCCCTGGTCTGTAGTGTCCAGGCCACGGACATGCCCCAGACCAAGCAGAACCTGGAGTTCCCGAAG TTGGCAGGGACCTGGCACTCCATGGCCATGGCCACCAACAACATCTCCCTCATGGTGACGGTGAAGTCTGCTCTGAGGGTCCACGTCACCTCGCTGTGGCCCACCCCCGAGGACCACCTGGAGACCATTCTGCACAGATG GGAGAACAACAGCTGTGTTGAGAAGAAGGTCCTTGGAGAGAAGACTGAGAATCCgaagaagttcaagatcaact ATATGGGAGCGAATGAGGCTATGCTGCTTGATACTGACTACGACAATTTCCTGTTTCTCTGCCTAAAGGATACCACCACCTGCATCCAGAGCTTGATATGCCAGTACCTGG CCAGAGTCCTGGTGGAGGACGACGAGATCATGCAAGGATTCATCAGAGCTTTCAGGCCCCTGCACAAGCGTCTGTGGTACTTGCTGGACTTGAGAAAGACGGAAG AGCCGTGCCATTTCTAG
- the LOC103239649 gene encoding beta-lactoglobulin-1-like, whose amino-acid sequence MARLWAGLLSALLLHKAPRAHTASASLLLQTSELPTAAAMQCLLLTLGVALICGIWAIDSPQTMQDVELPKLAGTWHSMAMAASDFSLLETKEAPLRIYISSLQPTPEGNLEIALCRWSQKQSPFRESNQCVEEKIIAEKTENPIEFKINYLDENRIYLFNTDGSKYLFLCLESTPRQNLACQYLARTPEVDDKVMAEFISFLKTLPVHMQIFLDVTQAEEQCRV is encoded by the exons ATGGCAAGGCTGTGGGCAGGGCTTTTGTCTGCCCTCCTCCTACATAAGGCCCCCCGAGCCCACACTGCCTCAGCATCCCTCTTGCTCCAGACCTCAGAGCTACCCACAGCCGCAGCCATGCAGTGCCTCCTGCTCACCCTGGGCGTGGCCCTGATCTGTGGCATCTGGGCCATCGACAGTCCCCAGACCATGCAGGACGTGGAGCTCCCAAAG TTGGCAGGGACTTGGCACTCCATGGCTATGGCGGCCAGTGACTTCTCCCTCCTGGAGACCAAGGAGGCCCCTCTGAGGATCTAcatcagctcgctgcagcctacTCCCGAGGGCAACCTGGAGATTGCCCTGTGCAGATG GTCACAGAAACAAAGCCCTTTCAGGGAGAGCAACCAATGCGTTGAGGAGAAGATCATTGCAGAGAAAACCGAGAACCCCATCGAGTTCAAGATCAACT atCTGGATGAGAACAGGATCTACCTGTTCAACACCGACGGCAGCAAATATTTGTTCCTCTGCCTGGAGAGCACCCCCAGGCAGAACCTGGCCTGCCAGTACCTGG CCAGGACCCCGGAGGTGGACGACAAGGTCATGGCGGAATTCATCAGCTTTCTCAAGACTCTGCCCGTGCACATGCAGATCTTCCTGGACGTGACCCAGGCAGAAG AACAGTGCCGCGTCTAG